The following is a genomic window from Candidatus Methylomirabilis tolerans.
CTGGTAAGTGCCCGGGTATCGATCCCTTGAATCCCCACAACGCTCTGCTCTTTGAGGTAGTCATCAAGGGTCCGAGTGCTGCGCCAATTGCTCGGGTGGGCGCTGGCCTCCTTCACGATGAACCCCTCCACTGCCGGCGCTGTTGACTCCATGTCCTCAGGGCTGATGCCGTAGTTGCCGATCAGGGGGTAGGTCATCACGACCATCTGGCCCTTATACGAAGGGTCCGTCAGAACCTCCTGGTATCCGGTCATGCTGGTGTTGAAGACCACCTCTCCGACAGTCTCCCCCTCTGCGCCAAAGGAGGTGCCCTCGAACATGGTGCCATCGGCCAGCGCCAACAACGCCTTTTTCACCCTCGTCCCTCGCACCCTGCAACCTTGGACGTTGAACCTCGAACGTTGAACCTTGAACTTTGGACGTTGAACCTCGAACGTTGCCCTCGTATTCCCATTACGCCTCCCACACCACTTTGCCGGCCACCAGCGTCGCCACTGTCCCTCCCTTCAGCCGCCACCCGGCAAACGGCGTATTCCGGCTCTTGGAGACAAAGGCGGAAGGCTCCACCGTCCAGTCACGGTTCGGATCAAAGATCGTCAGATCGGCGTCGGCGCCTTCGGCGATCTGTCCCTTTGGAAGCTTCAGAAGGCGCGCGGGCCCACAGCTCAGTTTCGCAATCGCCTCCGATAGACTCAGCGCTCCCGTGTGTACCATGGTTGTCAGCGTCACGGCAAGCGCCGTCTCTAGGCCGATTACCCCAAATGGGGCCAGATCGAACTCCCGCTCCTTCTCTTGGACCGTGTGGGGGGCGTGATCCGTTGCGATCACGTCAATGGTGCCATCTCGCAACCCTTCGATCAGGGCCTGCCGATCGGATTCTGACCGAAGCGGCGGATTCATCTTGACGTTGGTGCTAAAGCCGCGGACCGCCTCCTCCGTGAGCGCAATATGATGTGGGGTCGCCTCGCAACTCACCCGGACCTCGCGAGCCTTGGCCTCGCGAATGAGACGCACCGATTCGGCTGCGCTCACGTGCGCAATGTGGAGTCTCGCGCCGGTCAGCTCTGCCAGGAGGATATCGCGCGCTACCATCGCCGCCTCCGAGACCGAGGGAATACCGCGAAGCCCGAGTTCGGTCGAGACAAACCCCTCATGGACTACGCCCCTACCGGTCAGATACAGATCCTCACTATGTTGGATAACCGGCAGGTCGAACATTGCTGCATATTCCATGGCCCGCCGCATCAGTTCGGCGTTCATCACCGGCCGACCATCATCGGAGATGGCGACGCAGCCCGCTTCGAACAGCTCCCCGATCTCCGCCAACTCCTCCCCTTTCATCCCCTTCGTAATGGCGCCAATGGGGTAGACGTGAACGGCCCCCTCGCGCTTGGCCGTATCCAGCATGAACTCGGTGACGGAACGCGTGTCGTTGACCGGGTCGGTATTCGGCATACAGCAGACCGCCGTAAAGCCGCCACGCGCCGCGGCCATCGTTCCACTCGCAATGGTCTCTTTATCCTCGCGTCCCGGCTGGCGCAGGTGGGCATGCATGTCGATCAATCCGGGACAGACCACCAGTCCTGTGGCATCCATCACCCGATCAATGGGACCTATCCCATTCATCGAGGACTTTGAATCTTTGGAAGATTTCCCTTTTCCCGTTGAGCTGAGTATGTCTCCGGCTACATTCCGGTCCAACTGGATAATCTTGCCATCTTCTATGAGCAGGTCCAGGGCATCATCGACCGCGTTTGCGGGATCGATGATGCGTCCGCCCTTGATCAGTATCCTCATAATCGCTCCATCCGTCGGACTACCCTGCCTGGCCGCTACCGGCAAAGAGGTAGAGCAAGGCCATCCGGACAGCCAGGCCATTCTCCACCTGATTGAGGATCAGCGAATAGGGCCCATCGGCGACGTCCGGCGCAATCTCCACGCCCCGATTCATCGGGCCCGGGTGCAGAATCAGCACATGAGGATTTGCGACCTTCAGCCGTTCTACGGTGAGACCAAATAGGCGCGAGTATTCTCGCAGCGAGGGGAACAGCCCGGCCTGTTGGCGCTCGAGCTGAAGTCTCAGCATCATGATGACATCAACCTCGGTAATGGCTCGGTCGAGGTTCGTAAAGACCTCAACGCCGAGCCGATCGATAAAGCGGGGGAGCATCGTCCGGGGGCCCGCGACCCGCACCTCCATCCCCATCTTCTGCATCCCATGGATGTTGCTTCTGGCGACCCGGCTGTGAGCGATGTCACCGATAATGGCTGCCTTGAGCCCCTCCAGTCGACCCACCTTCTCCCTGATGGTGAAGAGGTCGAGCAGGGCCTGACTTGGATGCTCGTGGGCGCCATCGCCGGCGTTAATGACCGACGCCGCAAGTTGCTTGGCCAGGAATTCCGCCGCCCCAGCAGACGGGTGGCGGATGACCACAATATCCGGGTGCATCGCCTGCAGCGTGAGACCCGTATCCTTCAAACTCTCTCCCTTGGTCACCGAACTGGACGAGATAGAGATATTGATAACGTCGGCGCTCAGCCGCTTACCTGCGATTTCAAAGGATGTCCTGGTCCGCGTGCTGGATT
Proteins encoded in this region:
- a CDS encoding dihydroorotase; translation: MRILIKGGRIIDPANAVDDALDLLIEDGKIIQLDRNVAGDILSSTGKGKSSKDSKSSMNGIGPIDRVMDATGLVVCPGLIDMHAHLRQPGREDKETIASGTMAAARGGFTAVCCMPNTDPVNDTRSVTEFMLDTAKREGAVHVYPIGAITKGMKGEELAEIGELFEAGCVAISDDGRPVMNAELMRRAMEYAAMFDLPVIQHSEDLYLTGRGVVHEGFVSTELGLRGIPSVSEAAMVARDILLAELTGARLHIAHVSAAESVRLIREAKAREVRVSCEATPHHIALTEEAVRGFSTNVKMNPPLRSESDRQALIEGLRDGTIDVIATDHAPHTVQEKEREFDLAPFGVIGLETALAVTLTTMVHTGALSLSEAIAKLSCGPARLLKLPKGQIAEGADADLTIFDPNRDWTVEPSAFVSKSRNTPFAGWRLKGGTVATLVAGKVVWEA
- a CDS encoding aspartate carbamoyltransferase catalytic subunit; the encoded protein is MGLAGKDLLSMQELTVDEIRLILDTAESMKEVACRDIKKVPALRGKTLINLFYESSTRTRTSFEIAGKRLSADVINISISSSSVTKGESLKDTGLTLQAMHPDIVVIRHPSAGAAEFLAKQLAASVINAGDGAHEHPSQALLDLFTIREKVGRLEGLKAAIIGDIAHSRVARSNIHGMQKMGMEVRVAGPRTMLPRFIDRLGVEVFTNLDRAITEVDVIMMLRLQLERQQAGLFPSLREYSRLFGLTVERLKVANPHVLILHPGPMNRGVEIAPDVADGPYSLILNQVENGLAVRMALLYLFAGSGQAG